The Elaeis guineensis isolate ETL-2024a chromosome 11, EG11, whole genome shotgun sequence genomic interval GGCAAGGCTGGCAACTGCAACACCGAGAACAACTCCGAGTGTTGCCGGGCTGGACAGAACTACACTCAATACCATTGCTCGCCGACGGTGACCGGAGCCACCCGTGCAACGTTGAACATCAACAGCTTCGAAGAAGGTGGGGATGGTGGTGGACCTTCAGAGTGCGACGGTATGTATCACAACGATTCTGAGAGCGTGGTGGCCCTCTCAACTGGATGGTACAATCAAGGTAGCCGATGCGGGAAATACATCACGATCAACGCAAATGGCAACGCTGTGCTGGCTAAAGTTGTGGATGAGTGCGATTCTGTAAATGGTTGTGACGCCGAGCACAACTTTGAGCCACCATGTCATAACAATATAGTTGCTGCATCACAGGCAGTGTGGAAGGCTCTCAAGATCCCTGATTCGCAGATTGGGGAGTATGAGATTACTTGGTCTGATGCAATATTATCAGTACTGACGATCTCGTATTAGAATTGCCTATGCTATGCAACTACAATAAATTCCAAAGTCTCTGACTTTGTTTGCCCTATATATATGTTAAATCAATCATATCGATATGTAATTGAAGGACTATAGTTGCCTATAGTCTTGTTTGCTTTCAAAGTTCTCTAATTGCATGTTAGGTACTATACTAAGGTTTGGattgtatctttcatgcaaaaaatgatTGATCCTTTTTTGCAACACTAGCCATTTTCTTACACAGATTTTAAAGCACTCTAATCTCTTTCTTTTATCTGCCCGCACAGATCTTGAAGCGGACATTTGGCAGTCCAATGGTAAACATCACAAAAGAAGGGGAGTCACTCTTTCCTGGGAAAGATACATACAACCAGAACCCATGTATAATGTCATCTTCTAGTCTTCGTTCATTTGCTTCATCTTTGGTTATTATTATTGCTTCCTTGTCCAATCAAATACAAATCCCACGATCCTCTCCGGTGCCACAAAAGATTTAACCACCCAGTTATTATTATTACTAGAGGTTGACAAAAGATTTAACCACCCAGCAATCACCACAAAAGATTTAGCCACAGAGATATTTTAAACTATCTCTTGACAAGGGAGGTTGAAGCACccagttattattattattggagGTTAATATTTACAAAGTATATAACATGGAGATTAAGAACTTCCCTATTGTCTTCTCTAGGAGCTGAGGTTTGCTTATGGCCTCGAGAATAGGTTAGGGGAAGGAAGTAATTAGCGCTTGAGCTGGGTGCTGAAGCTTTGCAACATGAGAGAGCGTTTGTTAGACGTTTGCGATTGTTTGGTCACGTGATATCATCCGGAgttagcatcccaaggagttGTTGCACTGATATTTGATATCTTTCCGAGTGGTATGATGTCCAACTACAAAGAAGGAATAAGTATTGCTGCATGACTTTTTCCGGTGAAGTAGCTTCTGATCTGAAGGCTtgattatttctttctttctaaagAGCCCAGCACTACACCATGGACAGAAGGcagtcccaattaaaaactttcgCCTTCTTTAGGAGGGGCAATTTCCAGTTGCAAGGAGCGAATTGGGATAGGATGCCTCCATGGCTGAACAAGTTGCAGGAATTTTTAACTAAGAATCCACCACTTCCATTTAGGTTTGTCTAGGCCGTTGTTGTGAGCGATCATGTTGAGTATTGGCTGAAGAAGTTCTTCCATTCCTCTGAATGAGAGGTGTGCCATAAATAGTGTTAAGAAAAGTGGATTTCATGAGCTTGGAAATCCCTCTTCAAAATAGTGGAACACAAAATTCATGCAAAGCTCAAGATCACactaaaaatagaagaagaacaaTCAGAATTGGGGGCAAGAAAAAGAATTCTATTATATTACAAGTGGAGCTCTCTCTACAGCAATCCTCTTTATGTACTCTATTTTTCATTGACCTCTCATCCCCATATTTATAATTACATAAGAAAACTTAAGAACCCaatcttaataaatataaaagtGACTTTTAGAACTCCTTACTATTTAATGTAACACTTGGAACACCAAAACATGACCCTTAAGACTTTTATACGACTCTTTCACTACGCATGACTCTTTGATTATACACTTGTCTCTTTGACttctattttaaatattaaatagtaaactatattttttctaaaaatgtaCTTTGTAAATAAATTCAACACTCCCTCCTAAAGTATATTTTTGGAGATGAGTCCTAACATGGCCCGAAAATGCTTGAATGATTCTTTAGAGAGAGACTTGGTGAAGATATTGGCAATGTTCTCCTTGCTTCTCACTTCCATGAGCTCAATGATACTTTAAAGCACCTTTTTATAGATAAAATGATGTTCAACCTCAATGTGCTTAGTTCTTGCATAACAAATCAGATTTGTAGCTAGCTTAAGTGTACTTTGGTTATTATCATGGATAACAGtagatttatatataaaaaaataaacatcCTTAATTCACCAATAGTCCTAACCAAATATATTCTTAAGCAGCAAGAGAAGATGGTTTATACTCCGCTTCAATAGTAGATAAAGAAATATAATCTTATTTCTTGCTACACTAAGAAATACTAGTTGAACCATAAAAGAAATCATATCTGGAACTAGATTTGAGGTTATCTAAATCACCACCAAAGTCAGCATCCATATATCCATATAAAACAAACCAAAAATTCTTCCTAAACAAAAAGCCCAAATGAAGCAcagaatttatatattttaagacTACTTTTTTGCCACATCAAGATGTGACTTCCTTAGAGCTTGCATAAAGCGACCAATAAGGCCAAACCAATAATGTAATATCCGTTCTTATAACAGTCAAATAAATAAGGCTTCCAACAATAGCACAAAATGGTCGAGCATTAGGGAGGGCCTTACCATCATTCCACCTTAGCTTGATATTTACATCAAGAGGAGTAGAGCATTACTTGCTATATGCTTTATACCAAATCTTTCAACAAGTTTCTCTGCATAGCCTTGTTGTCAAATAGAAATTCCATCCTTTACATTCTTCGCTTTCAAGCCAAGAAATTGCTTAagttctcccaaatctttctgtGAGGCCCAGCCCAGCTGGGGCCCTTTTCCATATGTGCCACGTGGGACATAGGGGCCAAGGACCCATGGCTTCTCACAGAGCTAGCCACGCATGGCTTCTCGTAGGGGAAACCATGGGTGCAACATCGCGAACATtccgtgtcacgcccccgacccgagattataaatcgagggtcatggcaaccgctgcatactcatagaaaactcttcccataagcatgcaaggcatcttatcatgttatcttaaaacaacagcggaataattagccaataatttaaatccaaaacataacgacctaattttttttttaatgtctcaataaattcaataatgattcatagtccttacatcaaattcaataagactttcaaccaaaaataaaagtatagaaattctgcttctgatcactcttccattcatatcttgtatcatcttaattcctcaacatctgtaaaaacagtaaaataggaggtaatgagctaaacagcccagtaagcaatgatcacttctcaacagattttatcaggcatttaagtaaataagcatttatagaaaataagcatatagagttcatcaattcgaaatcaatttcaattatgcaacataattcatgccaaattcatttctttttcaaaaattcaagtttctttcgagattttaatttctttcattcttaaattcttttcgtcaaccatgagctatgaccatattttctctgtagcagggtcataataccgcgtatctgcttgcggtaggctgcgaatcatctggcaaccATATCCTTTGGAACCACTAgtctcgctggtggtttgtcgctggtctctctggcgacatgtcgctggtttcGCTGACGACATAaatctcaggacaaatcaattgccaacgtatatgcccccattggcaggatcttttacatagtcagattgtcaattcataatatttcttatatcataattcatcataaatcatatttcatattctaatttcgataataaaacatataatcatgtagtatcgaaatcaatcaatataatgcattatggaatcaatatgttcaatcatgcttcatcataatatttcaaataaaatattttcataacaaaataccattcatccaattcatgcatcgtttcacaaatcatatcagaaaaatacattataatttatcgataaatttagaaaagtgaaacattacttacctcgaacgcattccaataaatccacataattctataaattttttttcaaaaattttgttcgtagatcatatcgcgatattccatgatcaaatatccataatcctatacagaatcaatttcaata includes:
- the LOC105053617 gene encoding kiwellin-1-like, with product MVSCIPALLLALLLASSRLGTCFRFTSHAETCSPSGELVGKAGNCNTENNSECCRAGQNYTQYHCSPTVTGATRATLNINSFEEGGDGGGPSECDGMYHNDSESVVALSTGWYNQGSRCGKYITINANGNAVLAKVVDECDSVNGCDAEHNFEPPCHNNIVAASQAVWKALKIPDSQIGEYEITWSDAILSVLTISY